A stretch of Streptomyces vietnamensis DNA encodes these proteins:
- the mshA gene encoding D-inositol-3-phosphate glycosyltransferase, with amino-acid sequence MSQYVSRFAGTRHRHPAPARLRLPGRHRAPRRVAMLSVHTSPLHQPGTGDAGGMNVYIVELAKRLAAIDIEVEIFTRATTGGLPPVVELTPGVLVRHVDAGPYEGLAKEELPAQLCAFTHGVMQAWAGHRPGHYDLVHSHYWLSGHVGWLAAERWGVPLVHAMHTMAKVKNAALAEGDTPEPAARVIGETQIVSAADRLIANTSEEADELARFYEADPGKIAVVHPGVNLDHFRPADGRAAARARLGLPQDAFIPVFAGRIQPLKAPDILLSAAARLLEEDPSLRTRMVVPVVGGPSGSGLAKPEQLQKLAAKLGISDVVRFHPPVGQDRLADWFRAASVLVMPSYSESFGLVAIEAQAAGTPVVAAAVGGLPVAVRDEVTGFLVQGHDPADYARALGRFVADPSLSARMGEAAALHAGSFGWDTAASGTADVYTAAMHDHRLRENRRRVRSHHG; translated from the coding sequence GTGAGCCAGTACGTGTCCCGGTTCGCCGGTACCCGGCACCGGCACCCGGCGCCGGCCAGGCTCCGGCTCCCCGGCCGGCACCGCGCCCCGCGGCGCGTGGCCATGCTCAGCGTCCACACCTCGCCGCTGCACCAGCCCGGCACGGGTGACGCGGGCGGCATGAACGTCTACATCGTCGAGCTGGCGAAACGACTCGCCGCCATCGACATCGAGGTGGAGATCTTCACCCGGGCCACCACCGGTGGCCTCCCCCCGGTGGTCGAGCTGACCCCGGGCGTGCTCGTGCGGCACGTGGACGCCGGCCCGTACGAGGGGCTGGCCAAGGAGGAGCTGCCGGCGCAGCTCTGCGCCTTCACGCACGGCGTGATGCAGGCGTGGGCGGGACACCGGCCCGGCCACTACGACCTGGTCCACTCCCACTACTGGCTCTCCGGTCACGTCGGCTGGCTGGCCGCCGAGCGCTGGGGCGTCCCGCTCGTGCACGCCATGCACACCATGGCGAAGGTCAAGAACGCGGCGCTCGCCGAGGGCGACACGCCCGAGCCCGCGGCCCGGGTGATCGGCGAGACGCAGATCGTCTCGGCCGCCGACCGGCTGATCGCCAACACGTCCGAGGAGGCCGACGAGCTGGCCCGCTTCTACGAGGCGGACCCCGGCAAGATCGCGGTCGTGCACCCGGGCGTCAACCTGGACCACTTCCGCCCCGCCGACGGCCGTGCGGCGGCCCGCGCCCGGCTCGGCCTCCCCCAGGACGCCTTCATCCCGGTCTTCGCCGGCCGAATACAGCCGCTGAAGGCCCCGGACATCCTGCTCAGCGCCGCCGCGCGGCTCCTGGAAGAGGACCCCTCCCTTCGCACCCGCATGGTCGTCCCGGTGGTGGGCGGCCCGAGCGGCAGCGGCCTGGCCAAGCCGGAGCAGCTGCAGAAGCTGGCCGCCAAGCTCGGGATCTCGGACGTCGTGCGCTTCCACCCGCCGGTGGGCCAGGACCGGCTGGCGGACTGGTTCCGCGCGGCCAGCGTGCTGGTCATGCCCTCGTACAGCGAGTCCTTCGGCCTGGTCGCGATCGAGGCGCAGGCGGCCGGCACCCCGGTCGTCGCGGCGGCGGTCGGCGGCCTGCCCGTGGCCGTACGGGACGAGGTGACCGGTTTCCTGGTCCAGGGGCACGACCCGGCGGACTACGCCCGCGCTCTGGGCCGCTTCGTGGCGGACCCGTCCCTCTCGGCCCGGATGGGCGAGGCGGCGGCGCTGCACGCGGGTTCCTTCGGCTGGGACACGGCGGCCTCGGGCACGGCGGACGTGTACACGGCCGCCATGCACGACCACCGGCTGCGCGAGAACCGCCGTCGCGTACGCTCGCACCATGGCTGA
- a CDS encoding YbjN domain-containing protein: MAEDVRRIIEEAFDESELDWESPEPGSYVVKLPGTRKLFTTLSLRVGRHSLSLNAFVIRHPDENEAGVHRWLLERNLKLYGVSYAVDALGDVYLAGKLPLAAVTPEELDRLLGSVLEAADGDFNTLLELGFASAIRREYEWRVSRGESTRNLDAFKNLTRKS, translated from the coding sequence ATGGCTGAGGACGTTCGGCGGATCATCGAGGAAGCGTTCGACGAGTCGGAGCTCGACTGGGAGTCCCCGGAGCCCGGCTCGTACGTCGTGAAGCTCCCGGGCACGCGCAAGCTGTTCACCACCCTGTCACTGCGAGTGGGCCGCCACTCCCTCTCCCTCAACGCCTTCGTCATCCGCCACCCGGACGAGAACGAGGCGGGCGTCCACCGCTGGCTGCTCGAACGCAACCTCAAGCTGTACGGGGTGAGTTACGCGGTCGACGCCCTCGGCGACGTCTACCTCGCCGGCAAACTGCCGCTGGCCGCCGTCACACCGGAGGAACTGGACCGGCTGCTCGGCTCGGTCCTGGAGGCGGCGGACGGCGACTTCAACACGCTCCTGGAACTGGGCTTCGCGTCGGCGATCCGCCGCGAGTACGAGTGGCGGGTGTCGCGCGGCGAGTCGACCCGCAACCTGGACGCGTTCAAGAACCTGACCCGGAAGTCGTAG
- a CDS encoding WD40/YVTN/BNR-like repeat-containing protein: MQKPTASGRHAPQRPQGGKALVRLVQELTRVGLDEEAIAAIRAAAPELEPHELVARAAGPERARTAREAAAAREEDGDPGEYGAPVTQSVAAEYRAVAEHLAEPAAVAGPGWRSIGPWTVPNGQTYGASRVNVSGRISSIAPDPADPAHLLVGAANGGVWESDDRGASWAPRTDDAATLTVGAIAFDPAAPGTVLAGTGEGNWWSWLGAGVLRSTDGGTKWAPLCTEPFVGQGFFDLTFDPTRENTVLAGTDRGLYTSTDGGAGWTRRRSVRTWSVSVSGTGEALAACEDGLFRSTDGGAVWNAVALPGATTPFIRCAVATAPSDATVAYAWAALSSGAPKLWRRTGGAWTAVTPPAADTGQADYDWFLAVAPDRADRVYVGAIDAHRGELSGTTWTWRNISTKKPTGDSIHPDQHAIAFEPGSPDVLYVGNDGGLFRSPDRGLTWKHLNNGLVIGEFEYLSQDFGSSRWLLGGTQDNGTVRWTGSPEWTHVQDGDGGDCAVNRAHPDTVFHTFYKMSPERSDSRGEPGSWFPVKPPVPAGEKSQFYPPMETSATNGSTVALGGGALYVSRDNAAHWTRLEFPTAGTASAMYVPHADQVLVGTTTGELYRTTWSGSAWSALGALATPRSGAQVSDIHADATDTQRIWVTHSRPGGGRIWHSTDGGGSWTNRSAGLPPLPLNAVEVDPTDRDRIWVAADLGVYQSTDGGSTWQTFSDRLPNAFIGDIVLHPHARVLRAGTRNRGVWEIPVDGWPTEPVCGTQWTGTLAGGAKQTWSTVDWPATWHVLWTVMPVTPKPGAPQLRWTVQVERASNEYVTYRIAVVNLTAEPVSLEGRYAILSRY; encoded by the coding sequence ATGCAGAAACCGACTGCTTCCGGCCGGCACGCGCCACAGCGCCCGCAGGGCGGCAAGGCCCTGGTCAGACTGGTGCAAGAGCTCACCCGTGTCGGGCTGGACGAGGAAGCAATCGCCGCGATCCGCGCGGCCGCCCCCGAACTCGAACCGCACGAGCTGGTGGCCAGAGCCGCGGGGCCGGAGAGGGCCCGGACGGCACGGGAAGCGGCGGCGGCACGCGAGGAGGACGGCGACCCCGGCGAATACGGCGCTCCGGTCACGCAGAGCGTCGCCGCCGAGTACCGGGCCGTGGCGGAGCACCTGGCCGAGCCCGCCGCCGTGGCGGGACCGGGGTGGCGCTCGATCGGCCCGTGGACCGTCCCGAACGGGCAGACGTACGGGGCGAGCCGCGTCAACGTCTCGGGCCGGATCTCCTCCATAGCCCCCGATCCCGCCGACCCCGCGCACCTGCTCGTCGGGGCCGCCAACGGCGGTGTCTGGGAGAGCGACGACCGCGGCGCCTCCTGGGCACCCCGTACGGACGACGCGGCGACGCTCACCGTGGGAGCCATCGCCTTCGACCCCGCGGCCCCGGGGACCGTACTCGCCGGGACAGGAGAGGGGAACTGGTGGTCGTGGCTGGGCGCCGGCGTGCTGCGGTCGACCGACGGCGGTACGAAATGGGCGCCCCTGTGCACCGAGCCGTTCGTCGGGCAGGGCTTCTTCGACCTGACCTTCGACCCCACCCGGGAGAACACCGTGCTCGCGGGCACGGACCGCGGGCTGTACACGTCCACCGACGGCGGAGCCGGCTGGACCCGGCGCAGGTCCGTACGGACCTGGTCGGTCTCGGTCTCCGGCACGGGCGAAGCGCTGGCCGCCTGCGAGGACGGGCTCTTCCGCTCGACCGACGGCGGAGCCGTCTGGAACGCCGTGGCCCTCCCCGGCGCGACCACGCCCTTCATCCGGTGCGCCGTGGCGACGGCTCCGTCCGACGCCACCGTCGCCTACGCGTGGGCCGCCCTCTCCAGCGGGGCGCCGAAGCTCTGGCGCAGGACCGGCGGGGCCTGGACCGCGGTGACACCGCCCGCCGCGGACACCGGCCAGGCCGACTACGACTGGTTCCTCGCCGTGGCCCCCGACCGCGCGGACCGGGTGTACGTCGGTGCCATCGACGCCCACCGGGGCGAACTCTCCGGGACGACGTGGACCTGGCGCAACATCTCGACCAAGAAGCCCACCGGCGACTCCATCCACCCCGACCAGCACGCCATCGCCTTCGAGCCCGGCAGTCCCGACGTGCTGTACGTGGGCAACGACGGCGGGCTGTTCCGCAGTCCCGACCGCGGCCTCACCTGGAAGCACCTCAACAACGGCTTGGTCATCGGTGAATTCGAGTACCTGTCACAGGACTTCGGTTCGTCGCGCTGGCTGCTGGGCGGCACGCAGGACAACGGCACCGTCCGCTGGACCGGCTCCCCCGAGTGGACGCACGTGCAGGACGGGGACGGCGGCGACTGCGCGGTCAACCGCGCCCACCCGGACACCGTCTTCCACACGTTCTACAAGATGAGCCCGGAGCGTTCCGACAGCCGGGGCGAGCCGGGCAGCTGGTTCCCCGTGAAGCCGCCGGTGCCGGCCGGCGAGAAGTCGCAGTTCTATCCGCCGATGGAGACCAGCGCCACCAACGGCAGTACCGTCGCACTCGGCGGCGGCGCCCTCTACGTCTCGCGCGACAACGCGGCCCACTGGACCCGGCTGGAGTTTCCCACCGCGGGCACGGCCAGCGCCATGTACGTCCCCCATGCCGACCAGGTCCTCGTGGGCACCACGACGGGCGAGCTGTACCGCACCACCTGGTCGGGCAGCGCATGGAGCGCGCTCGGCGCACTGGCGACGCCCAGGAGCGGGGCCCAGGTGTCCGACATCCACGCCGACGCCACCGACACCCAGCGGATCTGGGTGACGCACAGCCGGCCCGGTGGCGGTCGCATCTGGCACTCCACCGACGGTGGCGGCAGCTGGACGAACCGCTCCGCCGGACTGCCCCCGCTGCCGCTCAACGCGGTGGAGGTCGACCCGACCGACCGCGACCGCATCTGGGTGGCCGCGGACCTGGGCGTCTACCAGAGCACCGACGGGGGAAGCACCTGGCAGACCTTCTCCGACAGACTGCCCAACGCGTTCATCGGAGACATCGTGCTGCATCCGCACGCCCGGGTGCTGCGCGCGGGGACGCGCAACAGGGGCGTGTGGGAGATTCCCGTCGACGGCTGGCCGACCGAACCGGTGTGCGGCACCCAGTGGACCGGCACGCTGGCCGGAGGCGCGAAGCAGACCTGGTCCACGGTCGACTGGCCCGCGACCTGGCACGTCCTGTGGACCGTCATGCCGGTCACCCCCAAGCCCGGTGCTCCTCAGCTCCGCTGGACCGTCCAGGTGGAGCGGGCGTCCAACGAGTACGTCACCTATCGGATCGCCGTCGTCAACCTGACTGCGGAGCCGGTCTCCCTGGAAGGCCGCTACGCGATCCTCAGCCGTTACTGA